Proteins encoded together in one Chroogloeocystis siderophila 5.2 s.c.1 window:
- a CDS encoding type II secretion system F family protein, translating to MPTYVASVRDSKGQLRKEKVTANSPSEARSSLRNQGLFIQEIKQSSELDLSKIDFQKITLILSKVSVKDKAVFSRQFSALVNAGVAIVRSLSVLAEQCSNPKLKKALLEISSDVQQGVNLSEAMRKHPDCFDNLYVSMVQAGEVGGVLDEVLNRLSKLLEDIARLQNQIKSALAYPVVVGLLALAIFIGMTVFLIPIFANIFKDLGTELPALTQFMLGISAFIQGFWWMIPIIIVAFGFAYRNYYKTRIGRETIDRLSLKMPLFGDLIQKSAVARFSRTFGALTRSGVPILTALEIVRDTAGNQVIANAVDASRQDIQQGGMISIALQKERVFPPMAIQMISIGEETGELDQMLMKVADFYEDEVEQAVKALTSILEPLMIVVLGGMVGLILLSMYLPMFKVFESLG from the coding sequence ATGCCTACCTATGTTGCTAGCGTCAGAGACTCGAAAGGACAACTTAGAAAAGAGAAGGTTACGGCAAACTCTCCAAGTGAGGCGCGTTCGAGTTTAAGAAACCAAGGTTTATTTATTCAAGAAATCAAACAATCTTCAGAATTAGACCTGAGCAAAATTGACTTCCAAAAAATAACATTAATCTTATCAAAAGTTTCAGTTAAAGACAAAGCAGTATTTTCACGACAATTTTCCGCATTAGTAAATGCTGGAGTAGCAATCGTCAGAAGCTTGAGTGTATTAGCAGAGCAGTGTTCTAATCCTAAACTCAAAAAAGCTTTATTAGAAATAAGCTCTGACGTGCAACAAGGTGTCAACCTTTCTGAAGCAATGCGCAAGCATCCCGATTGCTTCGATAACTTATATGTCAGTATGGTTCAAGCTGGGGAAGTCGGCGGCGTACTCGATGAAGTTTTAAATCGATTATCTAAGTTACTTGAGGATATAGCACGGCTACAAAATCAAATTAAATCAGCGTTAGCTTATCCTGTTGTTGTCGGTTTATTAGCACTTGCTATCTTTATTGGAATGACAGTTTTTCTAATTCCAATTTTTGCGAATATTTTTAAAGATTTAGGAACAGAACTACCAGCATTGACACAATTTATGTTAGGTATTAGTGCCTTCATTCAAGGCTTTTGGTGGATGATTCCCATCATAATTGTTGCGTTTGGCTTTGCTTACCGTAATTACTATAAAACTCGAATTGGCAGAGAAACCATTGATCGTCTTTCTTTAAAAATGCCGCTATTTGGTGATTTGATTCAAAAATCAGCAGTTGCACGTTTTAGCCGTACTTTTGGTGCTTTGACGCGTTCGGGAGTCCCCATTTTGACTGCTTTGGAAATTGTAAGGGATACAGCCGGAAACCAAGTCATTGCGAATGCGGTAGATGCATCGCGACAAGATATTCAACAAGGGGGAATGATTAGTATTGCTTTGCAAAAAGAGCGAGTCTTTCCACCTATGGCAATTCAAATGATTAGTATTGGCGAGGAAACCGGAGAACTCGATCAAATGCTGATGAAAGTTGCGGATTTTTATGAAGATGAAGTCGAGCAAGCAGTCAAAGCATTGACGAGTATTTTAGAACCTTTAATGATTGTTGTTCTGGGTGGGATGGTTGGCTTAATTTTGCTTTCTATGTATCTACCTATGTTTAAGGTGTTTGAAAGTTTAGGTTAG
- a CDS encoding type IV pilus twitching motility protein PilT has translation MDYMIEDLMEQVIACGGSDLHISTGLPPYIRISGKLTPTEYEPLTAEQCQRLIFAMLNNTQRKHLEQNWELDCSYGVRGLARFRVNVYKDRGTYAACLRALSSQIPSMDALKLPDIVREVSEKPRGLVLVTGPTGSGKSTTLASMINNINMTRSEHILTIEDPIEFVYEPIQSLIHQRQIGEDTKSFANALRAALREDPDVILVGEMRDLETISLAISAAETGHLVFGTLHTSSAAQTVDRMVDVFSPEQQQQIRVQLSNSLVAVFSQTLVPRKNPKPGEFGRVMAQEIMIVTPAIANLIREGKTSQIYSAIQTGGKLGMQTLEKVLADLYKAGTISLEAAMSKTSKPDELQRLIGGNIPTAQTMAARSASGKPVLVN, from the coding sequence ATGGATTACATGATTGAAGACCTTATGGAGCAAGTTATTGCTTGTGGTGGCTCCGATTTACACATTTCTACTGGTTTACCTCCTTATATCCGTATCAGTGGCAAGTTGACTCCTACAGAGTACGAACCGTTAACGGCGGAACAATGCCAGCGGTTGATTTTTGCGATGTTAAATAATACACAGCGCAAGCACCTTGAGCAAAACTGGGAACTTGATTGCTCTTATGGAGTGCGAGGCTTAGCACGTTTTCGTGTCAATGTTTACAAAGATCGCGGCACTTACGCAGCGTGTTTGCGGGCACTTTCTTCCCAAATTCCCAGTATGGATGCGTTGAAGCTACCAGATATTGTGCGGGAAGTTTCTGAAAAGCCAAGGGGATTAGTTTTAGTTACAGGTCCAACAGGTTCTGGGAAGTCAACAACGTTAGCGTCAATGATTAACAACATCAATATGACGCGATCAGAACACATCTTAACGATTGAAGACCCGATTGAATTCGTTTACGAACCAATTCAAAGCTTAATTCATCAACGTCAAATTGGAGAAGATACCAAAAGTTTTGCTAATGCTTTGAGAGCAGCATTACGTGAAGATCCTGATGTGATTCTTGTTGGTGAAATGCGTGACTTAGAAACAATTTCGCTGGCGATTTCTGCAGCCGAAACAGGTCACTTGGTATTTGGTACATTGCATACAAGTTCCGCAGCGCAGACGGTTGACCGGATGGTGGATGTTTTTTCGCCTGAACAACAACAGCAAATCCGCGTTCAGTTGTCTAACTCGCTCGTAGCTGTATTTAGTCAAACGCTGGTACCGCGCAAAAATCCTAAACCTGGTGAATTTGGTAGAGTCATGGCGCAAGAAATCATGATTGTGACTCCGGCGATCGCAAACTTAATTCGCGAAGGCAAAACCTCTCAAATCTACTCAGCAATTCAAACGGGTGGAAAACTAGGAATGCAAACACTAGAAAAAGTTCTTGCTGATTTGTATAAAGCCGGAACGATTTCTTTGGAAGCAGCAATGTCTAAAACCTCAAAACCTGATGAGTTACAGCGCCTGATTGGTGGTAATATACCCACAGCACAGACAATGGCAGCTAGATCCGCTTCGGGTAAACCTGTACTTGTAAATTAA